The Caloenas nicobarica isolate bCalNic1 chromosome 28, bCalNic1.hap1, whole genome shotgun sequence genome window below encodes:
- the LOC135999405 gene encoding olfactory receptor 6E1-like encodes MFLSRHDEPKFNVGSENETAVTEFILEGFSGLDQRLQLLLSLVFLLIYLTTVMGNATIIFLVYADRRLQTPMYFFIGNLAFLEIWFTSSTSIKLVVILGSGRRTISLSSCFAQSSSYFALGCTELILLVVMSFDRCVAICQPLHYAAIMKPQLCIHLVVATWVTGFTLFSYRLAILSQLTFCGSNEIHHFFCVSLENSRFVALLNTILYPFLNPFIYSLRNKAVTLALNEAIARTRAQLFP; translated from the exons atgttcctgtCTCGGCATGACGAACCGAAATTCAACGTAGgctcagaaaatgaaactgcagttaCCGAGTTCATCCTagagggtttctcagggcttgaTCAAAGACTACAGCTCTTACTCTCTCTGGTCTTTCTGCTCATATACCTGACAACAGTGATGGGCAACGCCACCATCATTTTCCTCGTGTATGCGGATCGCCGCCTTCAAacccccatgtactttttcattggcaatctggccttcctggaaatctggtttacatcctccacaagcatcaagttggttgtgatcctgggttctgggaggagaacaatctcactaagcagctgctttgcccaatccTCTTCCTATTTTGCCCTGGGCTGTACAGAGCTTATTCTACTTGTTGTCATGTCCTTTGACCGCTGTGTTGCCATCTGCCAACCTTTGCATTATGCTGCCAtcatgaagcctcagctctgcatccacctggttGTTGCTACTTGGGTCACAGGCTTCACACTCTTCAGTTACCGCCTGGccatcctctcccagctgactttctgtggctcaaatgagatccaccactttttct GTGTTTCCTTGGAGAACAGCAGATTTGTAGCGTTGCTGAACACCATCCTGTACCCCTTCTTAAATCCATTCATCTACAGTCTTAGAAACAAGGCTGTGACACTGGCCCTGAATGAAGCCATTGCCCGTACAAgagcacagcttttcccctaa